The genomic window ACCACTTACTCCCCTTTTCCTGGGTAAACTCCATGAGGGATTGGGCCACTTCGGCGGTAAGGTTGGGGTCAAGGGGATTGCGACTAGGCCGATAAGGGAGAGCGTGGGCTGTGGGGCCTTCTTGACCACACAAGGGGGCAGTCCTCAAGGGGCCAGGGGCCTGTCCCTAGGCGGGCAAAAGGGCCGCGCCCGGTCTGGCTGGAGGCGGGGTATCCAGGAGAAGGAGCGAAAGCGCCCATCCTCCATGACCACCTGGCCGTAAACCCCCCAGCCTTCCACTAGGTGATCCCGAAGGAGCACGGGGCGCACCTCCGCCAGACCCTCAGGGCACGCCAAAGGCTCCACCCGCACCTGGCGGTGGCGGAACCTATGGGAATCTGGCTCTGCGGCGCAACGGGACTGGCCCCGGTCTACGAGCACCCGGTCGTCGAAGCAGGAAGAGGCCAGTCATCTATGAAGCCCGCCAGGGCGAAGTAGATGACCATGAGCCACGGAACGGTTGTAGCCCCCTGGGTTACACTGAGGGCGTGGAGGCCCTGGCTTCCTACCTAGACAAGGCGGTGCGCAGGCTTCGGGAGGCCATGGACCTGGAAGCCCTTTACCTCTTCGGCTCCCATGCCCGGGGGACTGCGGATGCCCGCTCCGACCTGGACCTTCTGGTGGTGGCCCGCACCCCTCTGCCGCCCCTGAAGCGAATCGGGCTGGTGCTGGAGCTTCTTCAGGATGCGCCCTGGCCCGTGGAGGCCCTGGTCCTCACCCCAGAGGAGCTGGCCGAGAGAAAGGAGTTCCCCTTTTTACAGGGGGTCCTCGAGGAGGCGGTGCCCCTCTATGAGCGTGGAAAAGAGGCGGCTTGAAGGGGAGCGCTGGCTACTCCAGGCGGAGGACGACCTGGAGGCGGGCAGGATACTCTTGGAGGTGGGTAAGCATGCCCAGGCGGCCTTTATGGCCCAGCAGGCGGGGGAAAAGGCCCTGAAAGGCCTTTGGTTTGCCCTGGGCTTGGATCCCTGGGGGCACAGCCTTACCCGGCTGGTGCGGGACCTACCCGGAGAGTGGGGAACAAGGCTTCAGCCCCTTCTCCCTTTGGCCCTCGCCTTGGATAAGCTCTATATCCCCACCCGTTATCCCGATGCCCTTCCCGGGCTGATCCCCAAAGAGGCCTACACCCGGGAGGAGGCGGAGGAAGCCCTAGCCCATGCCCAGGTCCTTCTTGCCCAGGTTCGGCAAGCCTTTGCGGAGGGAAACTGAATGGCCTCCCCTGTGGCGGAGGTGGCCCAGGGGCCCCCTTTGACCGGAGGGGGGACGCAGACGGATGCCCCTCCGCCTGCGCTGGCGTCGCAGAATATCTGCGGAGCACTCGTGGATTTTCCACGAGGATGGGAGAGGCTATTATCGTTTATGTCAATCCCATAGCCCGCTCTGGGACGCGGAAGAGAAACCCACAAAAAACGCGACATGACTGGGAAGCAGCCTGGGCGGTGCTGGACCGGGCGGGGTGGTCTGTTTCATCCCAAGGTGCGGCCTCTCCTCCTCCCTCCCTATTCCCCTGAGCCGCAGCCGGCGGAGGGGGTGTTGGGGAGATGATGGAGGTGGTGGCCTAGGATGCAGGAATCGGTGTGAGAGGGTAGTAGAACAGAACGGTCAGCACTTCTTTTGGACCCCCGAGGCTAGGGCAAGGGTAGGTGACAACTTGGGGTGACACACAGACCTTGACATGGCCCCTATCTGGGCAACGAAGGCTTTTCAGTGTCAGCTATGTCTTCAACAACGATCACCCTTAGTCGACCTGCGGGTGTACCCAGAACTTCATGAAAGACAGCCTCTACCTCCTGTTTTAGAGACTCCCTTTCCTCCCGGGTAAGAGGCCTCTCACGCGCCACCAGCACCTCCAGCAAAGGCATGGCCACCTCCTACGTGAACCGCAAGGTGAGGGACCTGCCTCCGGTCCCCATCAAGGTGAAAAGATCCCCTGGATTTGCCACCTGCACAGGGGCCCAGGCACCCGACATCACCACATCCCCAGGCTCCAAGAACACACCGTAGGCGCCGAGGGTGTTGGCCAACCATGCCACGGCCCTTGCTGGATGCCCCAGGCAGGCAGCCCCCACCCCTTGGGCAACCATCTGC from Thermus caldifontis includes these protein-coding regions:
- a CDS encoding nucleotidyltransferase domain-containing protein, which gives rise to MEALASYLDKAVRRLREAMDLEALYLFGSHARGTADARSDLDLLVVARTPLPPLKRIGLVLELLQDAPWPVEALVLTPEELAERKEFPFLQGVLEEAVPLYERGKEAA
- a CDS encoding HEPN domain-containing protein → MSVEKRRLEGERWLLQAEDDLEAGRILLEVGKHAQAAFMAQQAGEKALKGLWFALGLDPWGHSLTRLVRDLPGEWGTRLQPLLPLALALDKLYIPTRYPDALPGLIPKEAYTREEAEEALAHAQVLLAQVRQAFAEGN